From Arachis stenosperma cultivar V10309 chromosome 2, arast.V10309.gnm1.PFL2, whole genome shotgun sequence, one genomic window encodes:
- the LOC130963350 gene encoding uncharacterized protein LOC130963350 has translation MEPDHLKYVGRYKEFGNGCNWMIRVALRQQGSDAAVTIKVLQETTDSTYGFRPSYRKVWKAKQKAVAHIFRDWEVSYAELPRWILGMQATMDGSIALLKTSPVRVGGEVDEFTEYFHRFFWTFPSCVEAFKHCKPLISIDGMHLYEKYGETLLLAIAQDGNSNILSVAFALVEGENAESRDFFLSHLHQHVIPQEGILVIPDRHNGIKAALEAPDNGWKSPHAYQAYCIRHVAANFALSFKGQDAMRMLINAAYAKIEAEFDYWFDIMRTENPAMCDWANRLGDTESTGNYTCQIHIWKVSRGFCRPRADSRGAVGIRPTVLLGPGQGDRAQPERCEVLHSYSVRQTSV, from the exons ATGGAACCTGATCATCTGAAGTATGTTGGGAGATACAAGGAGTTTGGAAATGGCTGCAACTGGATGATCCGCGTTGCACTTCGGCAGCAAGG CTCGGATGCAGCGGTCACCATAAAGGTGTTACAAGAAACTACTGATTCAACCTATGGATTCAGGCCTAGCTACAGGAAGGTGTGGAAGGCAAAGCAAAAGGCAGTTGCCCATATTTTCAGGGATTGGGAAGTGTCATATGCGGAGTTGCCCCGGTGGATCCTTGGGATGCAAGCAACGATGGACGGAAGCATAGCTTTGTTGAAGACTTCTCCAGTGCGTGTTGGTGGTGAGGTTGATGAGTTTACGGAGTACTTTCATCGATTTTTCTGGACGTTCCCTTCATGTGTTGAGGCTTTTAAACATTGCAAGCCACTAATCAGCATTGACGGAATGCATCTGTATGAGAAGTATGGCGAGACTTTGCTTTTGGCTATTGCGCAAGATGGAAACTCAAATATATTGTCAGTTGCGTTTGCACTTGTTGAAGGGGAAAATGCTGAGTCGCGGGATTTTTTCTTATCCCACTTGCATCAACATGTGATCCCACAGGAAGGGATTCTGGTGATTCCTGACAGACACAACGGCATTAAGGCTGCACTGGAGGCACCAGACAATGGTTGGAAATCGCCTCATGCATATCAAGCATATTGCATTCGACACGTTGCAGCCAATTTTGCTCTTAGTTTCAAGGGTCAGGATGCAATGCGGATGCTCATAAATGCGGCATATGCAAAGATTGAGGCCGAATTTGACTACTGGTTTGATATTATGAGGACTGAGAATCCGGCCATGTGTGATTGGGCCAACCGGCTGGG GGACACTGAATCTACCGGTAACTACACTTGTCAAATCCACATATGGAAGGTTAGCAGAGGTTTTTGTCGTCCGAGGGCAGACAGCAGAGGCGCAGTTGGGATCAGGCCAACGGTTTTGTTAGGCCCTGGTCAAGGCGATAGAGCGCAACCTGAAAGATGCGAGGTGCTTCACAGTTACTCTGTTCGACAGACATCAGTTTAA